DNA sequence from the Deltaproteobacteria bacterium genome:
CTAACAAATGTCCTTCACTCATTGCCTAAAGGAAGCAGGATTGGAATAAGGGGTCCATATGGAAAGAGATTTCCTGTTGAGGAAATGGCTGCAAAGGATTTACTCTTTATCGCAGGCGGCATAGGGATTGTTCCGCTTCGCGGACTCATAAAGACTGTGCTTATGAAAAGGCATCTATATGGAAAGATAATACTTTTATACGGTGTTAAATCACCGGAAGAGATATTATTTAAAGACGAACTTATTGAATGGGCTAATCAACCTGATTTTGACTTAAGGATTACAGTTGACAAACCGCATCCTGACTGGAAAGGGCATACAGGTGTTGTAACCACATTCCTGCCTGAACTTAAAATTGAGGAAGATAAGACAGTGGCAGTTATAGTTGGTCCCCATGTAATGTATAAATATATAATCA
Encoded proteins:
- a CDS encoding FAD/NAD(P)-binding protein, with the translated sequence MESAYLPRPARIERITRLTEKERLFRILLDDGKPLGHEPGQFIMLSILGVGEAPISVSSSSNKKNEFEICVRAVGSLTNVLHSLPKGSRIGIRGPYGKRFPVEEMAAKDLLFIAGGIGIVPLRGLIKTVLMKRHLYGKIILLYGVKSPEEILFKDELIEWANQPDFDLRITVDKPHPDWKGHTGVVTTFLPELKIEEDKTVAVIVGPHVMYKYII